A window from Ureaplasma parvum serovar 3 str. ATCC 27815 encodes these proteins:
- the der gene encoding ribosome biogenesis GTPase Der: MRTIAIVGKPNVGKSSLFNRILMRRKSIVDDQPGVTRDRIYDIGNWLTRSFMLIDTGGIISSKDTYQDNINEQVLFAINEANTIIFLVSAKDGINNDDKKIAKMLKEKAKDKKIILVINKIESEKYYLNEGELYSFGFGKFFKISAEHGIGMGDLLDELVKDMPIQNNLEKQERFKFCIIGRPNVGKSSLTNTILGEQRVIVNAEAGSTRDSIDNDFNYYNKKYTIIDTAGIRRKGKIVESVEKYAVLRTKKAIERSQLILLVLDGSEPFKEQDEVVGGLAYNANIPTIIIVNKWDNIINKNSHTMEMVKKQIRSQFKYLSWAPIVFVSALDNKRIHTIFEAIEFVREQAMRKIATSLLNDVVIKANAFQEPPPFKGGRISISYIVQVQSQIPTFVLKCNNPKFLHFSYARYIENEIRKAFGFDSVPITLYWQDKNKKLRGE, from the coding sequence ATGCGAACTATTGCTATTGTCGGAAAGCCAAATGTTGGTAAATCATCATTATTTAATCGTATTTTAATGCGCCGTAAATCAATTGTTGACGATCAGCCAGGAGTAACAAGAGATCGAATATATGATATTGGTAATTGATTAACGCGAAGCTTTATGTTGATTGATACAGGAGGTATAATTAGCTCAAAAGATACTTATCAAGATAACATCAATGAACAAGTTTTATTTGCGATTAATGAAGCAAATACAATTATTTTTTTAGTCTCAGCAAAAGATGGAATTAATAATGATGATAAAAAAATAGCTAAAATGTTAAAAGAAAAAGCTAAAGATAAAAAAATTATTTTAGTTATAAATAAGATCGAATCAGAAAAATATTATCTTAATGAAGGAGAACTATATTCGTTTGGGTTTGGTAAATTTTTTAAAATCTCAGCTGAGCATGGAATAGGAATGGGTGATCTTTTAGATGAATTAGTAAAAGATATGCCTATACAAAATAATTTAGAAAAACAAGAACGCTTTAAATTTTGCATTATTGGAAGACCAAATGTTGGTAAAAGTTCACTAACAAATACCATCTTAGGTGAGCAAAGAGTAATTGTTAATGCTGAAGCAGGTTCAACACGTGATTCAATCGATAATGATTTTAATTACTATAATAAAAAATATACAATCATTGACACTGCAGGAATACGACGAAAAGGTAAAATTGTCGAATCTGTTGAAAAATATGCTGTATTACGAACTAAAAAAGCAATTGAAAGATCCCAATTAATTTTATTAGTACTTGATGGATCTGAACCTTTTAAAGAACAAGATGAAGTTGTTGGTGGTTTAGCATATAATGCAAATATTCCAACAATTATTATTGTTAATAAATGAGATAATATTATTAACAAAAATAGTCATACAATGGAAATGGTAAAAAAACAGATTCGTTCACAATTTAAGTATTTATCATGAGCACCAATTGTTTTTGTTAGTGCTTTAGACAATAAAAGAATTCACACTATTTTTGAAGCAATTGAATTCGTTCGTGAGCAAGCAATGCGCAAAATTGCAACTTCATTATTAAATGATGTTGTTATTAAAGCAAATGCTTTTCAAGAACCACCACCATTTAAAGGAGGGAGAATCAGTATTTCATATATCGTTCAAGTACAATCACAAATCCCTACTTTTGTTTTAAAATGTAATAACCCTAAATTTTTGCACTTTAGCTATGCTCGATATATTGAAAATGAAATTCGTAAAGCTTTTGGATTTGATAGTGTACCAATAACATTATATTGACAAGATAAAAATAAAAAATTACGAGGAGAATAA
- the mraZ gene encoding division/cell wall cluster transcriptional repressor MraZ, which produces MFIGTYNHSIDSKNRMLVPSKVKATLGEAIFVYLSLGFDGNIDMRLESEFNQFVNNINNLLIGSKEARNLTRLILSQTYKIEIDSASRILIPQNLIDKAKIKKDIYIIGTNDRYEIWAKEVYDDFSLNQESTLSDLAEKLLINGI; this is translated from the coding sequence ATGTTTATTGGTACTTATAATCATTCAATTGATTCAAAGAATCGTATGTTAGTTCCATCAAAAGTTAAAGCAACATTAGGTGAAGCCATTTTTGTTTATTTATCACTTGGTTTTGATGGAAATATAGATATGAGATTAGAGAGTGAATTTAATCAATTCGTTAACAATATTAATAATTTATTAATTGGTTCAAAAGAAGCGCGAAATCTTACAAGATTAATATTAAGCCAAACTTATAAAATAGAAATCGATAGTGCGTCAAGAATTTTAATACCTCAAAACCTTATTGATAAAGCTAAAATTAAAAAAGATATTTATATTATTGGAACAAATGATCGATATGAAATTTGGGCTAAAGAAGTTTATGATGATTTTAGCTTAAATCAAGAAAGTACGCTAAGTGATTTAGCTGAAAAATTATTAATTAATGGAATTTAA
- the rsmH gene encoding 16S rRNA (cytosine(1402)-N(4))-methyltransferase RsmH, whose amino-acid sequence MEFNQHITVLLNETIELLNIKPDGIYVDCTFGRGGHSQLILKKLSKKGKLICLDQDQEAINFANNLFKNNTNVIVIKTNFKNLKSALSAHKIFYVDGFIFDLGLSSPQLDDPKRGFSYHKNAWLDMRMDQSQNLNAHYIVNNYSFAKLVSIFKRYGEIKYPKIIADAIVKERSIKEINTTLELVEIIKKYSPKKNLFEKKHPARLFFQAIRIEVNDELNILEKAFNDAISMLNPLGVVAIISFHSLEDKIVKKVFNNYAKIKLPKEVPINNYVNKYSLLNQKIMPSTQELNDNNRSRSSILRGLIRNY is encoded by the coding sequence ATGGAATTTAATCAACACATTACCGTTTTATTAAACGAAACAATCGAATTATTAAATATTAAACCAGATGGCATTTATGTTGATTGTACATTTGGTCGTGGCGGACATTCACAACTCATCTTAAAAAAACTCTCAAAAAAAGGTAAATTAATTTGTTTAGATCAAGATCAAGAAGCAATTAATTTTGCAAATAATTTATTTAAAAATAATACAAATGTAATTGTTATTAAAACAAACTTTAAAAATTTAAAATCAGCATTAAGTGCACATAAAATTTTTTATGTTGATGGCTTTATCTTTGATTTAGGTTTATCAAGTCCACAACTTGATGATCCAAAAAGAGGTTTTAGTTATCATAAGAATGCTTGATTAGATATGCGAATGGATCAATCGCAAAACTTAAATGCTCACTATATTGTTAATAATTATTCTTTTGCAAAATTAGTAAGTATTTTTAAACGATATGGAGAAATAAAATATCCAAAAATTATTGCTGATGCAATTGTTAAAGAACGCAGTATTAAAGAGATTAATACAACATTGGAATTAGTTGAAATCATTAAAAAATATTCTCCTAAAAAAAATTTATTTGAAAAAAAACATCCTGCACGTTTATTTTTTCAAGCAATTAGAATAGAAGTTAATGATGAATTAAACATTTTAGAAAAAGCATTTAATGATGCTATTTCAATGTTAAATCCCTTAGGTGTTGTGGCAATTATTAGCTTTCATAGTCTTGAAGATAAAATTGTTAAAAAGGTCTTTAATAATTATGCAAAAATTAAATTACCTAAAGAAGTCCCAATAAATAATTATGTAAATAAATATAGTTTATTGAATCAAAAAATTATGCCAAGCACCCAGGAACTAAATGATAACAATCGTTCACGATCATCTATTTTAAGGGGATTAATTAGAAATTATTAA
- a CDS encoding ComEC/Rec2 family competence protein: MINNLFKTKNYYISFLILATSIACCFYYNNFWILIVNICQFYWLYSIKFNYKIIILIIIFSALCIILCLLIHKDFNIHFLVINIEKKYNYSLRTQILIYLSKKYSNENTLMLIKLMIFNEKINSDFKQILYDLNIAHLFIVSGLHLNLFILIINKIFSKRWPKTSFLIGILFLLFYGYLLEFSIGFIRVFIMHILSIKFFQKISKMDKLAISGMLIGCLSIYNLSILSFIFAYLALFCIYLINIFIKNNSVLKNIYINLYILSITFVISINLNQKINFLSIVFGYVMNLPILFVYQILFWLMFIPHFELILDLFTNTLVKSIYFISEIDASILIKAYVKIVTIFYTTIWITTSLWIYYKKILKKV; encoded by the coding sequence GTGATTAATAATTTATTTAAAACTAAAAATTATTATATTAGTTTTTTAATTTTAGCAACTAGTATTGCTTGCTGTTTCTATTATAATAATTTTTGAATTTTAATAGTTAATATTTGTCAATTTTATTGATTATATTCAATTAAATTTAATTATAAAATTATCATTTTAATCATTATATTCAGCGCTTTATGTATTATTTTGTGTTTATTAATTCACAAAGATTTTAATATACATTTTTTAGTTATAAATATCGAAAAAAAATATAATTACTCGTTACGAACACAAATTTTAATATATCTTAGTAAAAAGTACTCAAATGAAAATACTTTAATGTTAATTAAATTAATGATTTTTAATGAAAAGATTAACAGTGATTTTAAGCAAATTTTATATGATCTTAATATCGCTCATTTATTTATTGTTTCAGGATTGCACTTGAATTTATTTATTCTAATCATTAATAAGATTTTTTCTAAACGATGACCCAAAACAAGTTTTTTAATAGGAATATTATTTTTACTTTTTTATGGATATTTACTTGAATTTTCAATTGGTTTTATTCGAGTTTTTATTATGCATATTTTATCAATTAAATTTTTTCAAAAAATTTCTAAAATGGATAAATTGGCAATTAGCGGAATGTTAATTGGTTGTTTAAGTATTTATAATTTATCGATTTTGAGTTTTATTTTTGCATATTTAGCTTTATTTTGCATTTACCTTATTAATATTTTTATAAAGAACAATTCGGTATTAAAAAATATTTACATAAATTTGTATATTTTATCAATCACTTTTGTCATTTCAATCAATTTAAACCAAAAAATCAATTTTTTAAGTATTGTTTTTGGTTATGTAATGAATTTACCAATTCTTTTTGTATATCAAATACTTTTTTGATTAATGTTTATTCCTCATTTTGAATTAATTTTAGATTTATTTACTAATACATTAGTAAAATCTATTTATTTTATTAGTGAAATTGATGCGAGTATTCTAATTAAAGCTTACGTAAAAATTGTTACGATTTTTTATACGACTATTTGAATAACAACTTCTCTTTGAATTTATTATAAAAAAATATTAAAAAAAGTATAA
- a CDS encoding NAD(P)H-dependent glycerol-3-phosphate dehydrogenase, which translates to MSKILIVGSGAFGSALTQVLVSNSHIVDVYGINENELNDLKENQKNKKYFQDQKLDLPINNTYLDINLALQNQYDFIIIAIPSFAIKNFVDNIKIFNLSKTIVVNAAKGLNLETKSSWCDYIKQNLKIKALVGLVGPSFAIDVFLKKPTVVNLVGNNSNALIKVKEEFENNWFKCILSKQFDAANYISCFKNALAIGCGIIYGLQNSNNSLVAFLTKGINEMQLILEKIFHKKVNPLEYFFIGDTILTCTDQKSRNFSFGLLIAQQGVQEALVNKQQTIEGLNNIKVIYEIIKTNQISAPLFQNLYKVIINALNPQDLFDKSFC; encoded by the coding sequence ATGAGTAAAATTTTAATTGTTGGAAGCGGAGCTTTTGGAAGTGCTTTAACACAAGTTTTAGTTTCAAATTCTCATATTGTTGATGTTTATGGAATTAATGAAAATGAGCTTAATGATTTGAAAGAAAATCAAAAAAATAAGAAATATTTTCAGGATCAAAAATTAGATTTACCAATTAATAATACATATTTGGATATTAATTTAGCACTTCAGAATCAATATGATTTTATCATCATTGCTATTCCTTCATTTGCTATTAAAAACTTTGTTGATAATATCAAAATTTTTAATTTATCAAAAACTATTGTTGTTAATGCAGCGAAAGGATTAAATCTTGAAACAAAATCATCATGGTGTGATTATATTAAACAAAATTTAAAAATTAAAGCCTTAGTTGGATTAGTTGGCCCTTCATTTGCAATTGATGTTTTTTTAAAAAAACCAACAGTCGTTAATTTAGTAGGCAATAATTCAAACGCCCTTATAAAAGTTAAAGAAGAATTTGAAAACAATTGATTTAAATGCATTTTATCTAAACAGTTTGATGCTGCTAATTATATTTCTTGTTTTAAAAATGCATTAGCAATAGGTTGTGGTATCATTTATGGATTACAAAATTCAAATAATTCTTTAGTAGCTTTTTTAACTAAAGGAATCAATGAAATGCAACTAATTTTAGAGAAAATTTTTCACAAAAAAGTCAATCCGTTAGAATACTTTTTTATTGGTGATACAATTTTAACTTGTACTGATCAAAAATCACGTAATTTTAGTTTTGGTTTACTGATTGCACAACAAGGCGTACAAGAAGCTTTAGTAAATAAACAACAGACTATTGAAGGTTTAAATAACATCAAAGTTATTTATGAAATTATTAAAACAAATCAAATTAGTGCTCCACTTTTCCAAAATTTATATAAGGTAATTATTAACGCCTTAAATCCCCAGGATTTATTTGATAAAAGTTTTTGTTAA
- a CDS encoding Abi family protein: MALSKHSIGLIKNLKNKGLTIKNKEKFISFLFNYGVIRVIDGYSFFLKKDNQYVKGLKSKDLINFVLLDRKIANLMGDCIMLFEQQLNAIVVQNFLKINNLNSKYVIDMRTDPFIKFESPKHYEILSENIYTYANSSNLLSQFNTNAQEIPLINLALSWTLNTTIGFYRAVDNNVQISVLEYFQLNHITPLEFIDILHIIKHFRNSISHNDMVITNSFNDNVGAFAKSLKLKSIKKVVGFLDVAAFLTAFTNDKFHVLNGNLHIKILQAIKKAKFKGVVLEHINNLLGVED, from the coding sequence ATGGCGTTAAGTAAACACAGTATTGGTTTGATTAAAAATTTAAAGAATAAAGGATTGACTATTAAAAATAAAGAAAAATTCATTAGTTTCTTGTTTAATTATGGAGTCATAAGAGTTATAGATGGTTATTCATTTTTTTTAAAAAAAGATAATCAATATGTAAAAGGCTTAAAAAGTAAGGATTTAATTAATTTTGTTTTATTAGATCGTAAAATTGCTAATTTAATGGGTGATTGTATTATGCTATTTGAACAACAATTAAATGCTATTGTTGTTCAAAATTTTTTAAAGATCAATAATTTAAATTCAAAATATGTTATAGATATGCGAACAGATCCTTTTATAAAATTTGAATCACCAAAACATTATGAAATATTATCAGAAAATATTTACACATATGCTAATTCTTCTAATTTGTTAAGTCAATTTAATACTAACGCACAAGAAATTCCTTTAATTAATTTAGCATTATCATGAACATTAAATACCACTATTGGCTTTTATCGTGCAGTTGATAATAATGTTCAAATTAGTGTTTTAGAGTATTTTCAATTAAATCATATTACACCATTAGAATTTATTGATATTTTACATATCATAAAACATTTTCGTAATAGTATTTCTCATAACGATATGGTAATTACTAATAGTTTCAATGATAACGTAGGTGCATTTGCTAAATCATTAAAATTAAAAAGTATTAAAAAAGTAGTGGGATTTTTAGATGTTGCGGCTTTTTTAACGGCGTTTACAAACGATAAATTTCATGTTTTAAATGGTAATTTACACATCAAAATTTTACAAGCAATTAAAAAAGCAAAATTCAAAGGCGTTGTTTTAGAACATATTAATAATTTATTAGGAGTTGAAGATTAA
- the uvrC gene encoding excinuclease ABC subunit UvrC — MNDLLKNKLKLIPHKPGCYLWKDQFNQIIYIGKAKDLYNRTHSYFNGCKDNKTSKLVNNINDLEYIVVNNVNEALILENNLIKTHLPKYNILLKDGSNYPYIMITNEQYPRLKYVRTYDKNKGIYFGPLADSTNKYQLFNLLNSIFPFNKCNHQPYKKCIYYDLHQCINQVQQSTYQEAISEVKEIFKGNLDHILMILQTKEQHAVTKLDFENAQKYAEQQKALTSIINSGLVQLDNNESFDIIGFYEKNNYLVIIIFNYVKGKLLNKSADTFAIYDYEINELITSFLMQYYSQNKISSKIIVSLDDDNLLALSQRFHTKFINAQTKFHKRILKLALDNAILYFESNIKNVINKQNELDDALNQLKQILKLPDLNIIECFDNSNINLSLPIAGMIVYQNGKLNNKLNRKYNLMTTKNASDYHFMIEVITRRYQRLVSQHQKLPNLIVVDGGKLQVNAALYALAQLQINIPLIGLKKDQKHKTDAIVLTNGDEIVLDRKSILYKFLANMQNDVHNYAISFLRDKHTKSIFNSLLDNVQGLGKKRFNELLKYYDSINDLKSASDQELLQFLPKNVLVNLREKLNKI; from the coding sequence ATGAATGATTTATTAAAAAATAAACTAAAACTGATTCCTCACAAACCTGGTTGTTATTTATGAAAAGATCAATTCAATCAAATTATTTACATTGGTAAAGCGAAAGATTTATATAATCGAACCCATTCATATTTTAATGGTTGTAAAGACAATAAAACAAGTAAATTAGTTAATAACATTAATGATCTTGAATATATTGTCGTTAATAATGTTAACGAAGCTTTAATCTTAGAAAACAATTTAATTAAAACACATCTTCCAAAATATAATATTTTATTAAAAGATGGTTCAAACTATCCTTATATCATGATTACAAATGAACAATATCCCCGTTTAAAATATGTTCGTACTTATGATAAAAATAAAGGAATTTATTTTGGGCCATTAGCTGATAGCACAAATAAATATCAATTATTTAATTTATTAAATAGTATTTTTCCATTTAATAAATGTAATCATCAACCATATAAAAAATGTATTTATTATGACCTGCATCAATGTATTAATCAAGTTCAACAATCAACATATCAAGAAGCAATCAGTGAAGTTAAAGAAATCTTTAAAGGTAATTTAGATCACATTTTAATGATTCTACAAACTAAAGAACAACATGCAGTTACTAAATTAGATTTTGAAAATGCTCAAAAATACGCTGAGCAACAAAAAGCACTTACTTCAATTATTAATTCAGGATTAGTGCAATTGGATAATAATGAAAGTTTCGATATCATCGGTTTTTATGAAAAAAATAATTATTTAGTAATTATAATTTTTAATTATGTTAAAGGCAAATTATTAAATAAAAGTGCTGATACATTTGCCATTTATGATTATGAAATTAATGAATTAATAACCTCATTTTTAATGCAATACTATTCACAAAATAAAATTAGTTCAAAAATTATTGTAAGTTTAGATGATGATAATTTATTAGCTTTATCACAACGTTTTCACACAAAATTTATTAATGCGCAAACAAAATTTCATAAACGAATTCTTAAATTAGCTCTTGATAATGCTATTTTGTATTTTGAATCTAATATTAAAAATGTAATTAATAAACAAAATGAATTAGATGATGCTTTAAATCAATTAAAACAAATTTTAAAATTACCAGATTTAAATATCATTGAGTGTTTTGATAATTCTAATATTAATTTAAGTTTACCAATTGCTGGGATGATTGTTTATCAAAACGGTAAATTAAATAACAAATTAAATCGTAAATATAATTTAATGACAACTAAAAATGCTTCTGATTATCATTTTATGATTGAAGTTATCACACGACGTTATCAACGATTAGTTTCACAACATCAAAAATTACCTAATCTAATTGTAGTAGATGGGGGAAAGTTACAAGTTAATGCAGCTTTATATGCGTTAGCACAGTTACAAATAAACATTCCATTAATAGGACTAAAAAAAGATCAAAAACACAAAACTGATGCCATTGTTTTAACTAATGGCGATGAAATTGTTTTAGATCGTAAAAGTATTTTATATAAATTCTTAGCAAATATGCAAAATGATGTTCACAATTATGCAATTTCGTTTTTAAGAGATAAACACACAAAATCTATTTTTAATTCTTTATTAGATAATGTTCAAGGTCTAGGTAAAAAACGTTTTAATGAACTTTTAAAATATTATGATAGCATTAATGATTTAAAAAGTGCATCTGATCAAGAATTATTACAATTTTTACCTAAAAATGTCTTAGTTAATTTACGTGAAAAACTAAATAAAATATAA